The Haloarcula litorea genome contains the following window.
TACGTGACGGCCCGCCCCGCTCGCCGCTGCCGCCCTCCGCGTCGCTCGCGACCGACCATTCCGGGCGTGCGGGCGCTCTCCGCACCGCCCGCGCCCGTTCCGGGCTATAATGAATCTGGTCTCGACGCCAGCGGGTAAGCGCGAGGGGTTGCGCGGCGTGGCTGCTCACCCCCCACGCTTACTCCGCTGGCCGCTCGCTCCGGGCGGGTCGGCGCGCGGTGCTGGTTGGGGTCACCTCATGCAGGCGCGCTCTCGCTCGCGCCCGGTAGGGCGCTCGCGAAGGCGCGAGCGAGAGCGCGCAGATGGTTCTGTCGGTCGTTGTCGTCGGAAAACCGCGATGTAGTAGCATCGCGGTGTCGGCGCGTGAGCGCCTTCAGTGGTACCTTGGTGTGATACCAATGTCTAGTAACAACGCAAGCGGAAAGGTCGTTTCGGTCGATGAACAGGCATTCGAGAAAGCGGGCGGTCAGACGATCGATGAAGACGGCTTCCCGGTCGTCGACGAGACGCCGGAGTTCGAGGCGGCGGTCGAGCAGGAGACGCAGGCGAAGGTGGATGCGAACCACCCGGACGGGATCGCGGACACGAGCGAAGACCGGATTCACGGCGTCACCCTCGAACAGGAAGAGCGCATTCGGGCGCGGGAAGCCGAACTGGAGCGCATCAGTGCCCAGGCCGAGCTGGGAACGCAGGAGGGCCGGGAACAGCGCACGCGAGAAGTCGTCAGCGAGCTGTGTGGCCGTGACGAACCGGCGCCGGCGGAGCGCACGGATCCCCGTGAGAAGCTGACGCAAGACGTACTCGCGAAGGTGAACAAGCAGGCGATGCGGATCAGCGACGAAGTGAAAGGCGGCTGGTCGAGAGCGGTCGTCGCGAAGCAGCTGGCCGAGAAGGTGGCACGCGGTCGGGACGTCACGAAGGCGGTGCTGGAGACCCTCGAGGAACTGAAGGCAGCGCCGGGGGCGATCGTGCCCATCGCGGACGTGCCGGACGTCCCGGTCGGTGAAGTGACGGTCGAAGGAACAATCGAGACCCTCTGGGAGCCTTCCTCCTCAAGCATCCAGCAAGTCGGGCTGATAGCGGATGATAGCGGGAAAATCAAGTTCACCTGCTGGGAGAAATCCGGGCAGACAGTGGTGCGTGAAGGTCAAAAGGTGCGGTTCCGGGCAGCAGCCAAGAACTGGTACGAAGGTCGGTGTTCAATCGCGCTGACCGGGTGGTCCCGGATTGAGTTCCCGGAGCGCGGTCGGTGGTGGGAAGAATAGCCAGTCGGGGCGATCCTCTTTTTTTGCTGTGTGCCGGACCGGCCCAGACCCCGCCGCCCCACCCTCCGCTCCGTGCTCGCTTCGCTGCGCGCGCAGCCACGACCGGTCATTGAACGAAAACGAAGTGATGTAGTCTACCTTTTTAGTGCGAATATCGAAAAAGGGACTTTGAAGCCGGTACCGTATTCTAACCCAAATTAATTACTCCGGAGGACCTCCGAGGCGATTACACCAAGGTATGTCTATAGGATTCACTCGCCGTCTCGTCGAACTCTTGTGGTTTGGACGGCAATCAGCCGTCATTGCTCAGACATTAGTTGCAACAGTTCCTATCATTATCACACTCCTCCTCGGTCAACAGCCAGTCTTCTTCCCTTCCTACACAACCTATCAGTTGACTATTCTTCTTGTAGTGGCGGTAAGCGTTACTGTGTCTATCAATTTCTGGCTCTTGTCCAGGGCAGGAGCGAGTACGTATTCCCCACTCCTACATTCCCCCAACTATATTCTCAAATCAGTAGTTCTCAATCTTCTTGTCGGGTGTGTGATTGTATATATCGGATATCTTCTCTTGATATATCCAAAGACAGAGCTTATCATCCCCACGAATGATGACCTCTTGGCGGGGGGTATACTGTCATCGATATATTCAGTCCTGTTGGCTGGTGCAAATGCCACAGCTTCCTTATCAAGGACGGACAAAAACAGGAAGAAAAATTTGATTGACAGATTTCTCTCGGAGTGTCAAAAGCTACAGTCCTCAGCAAAGGGGGCAATCGAAGCAGACACCGACGCTATCGACGGGGCCGTACTCTCACTCAAAACTGAGTTCTCTAACGAGCCTATGCATGATGCCTTGGAAGTTGAGCAACGTCTTAATGAGTGGTATGAGGAATTTCAGAAGTATAACACAGGCGGCCAACGAAAAATGGTTGGTGCGGATGTTGGTTCGGTTACTGAAATGAACGAAAAGTGGGAGACACTCAGTGAACAATATCAGTTTGTGAGGAAGCAATTAAGTGACATGCAGACCTCGGCCTTTAACAGCGTCACAAATGGCCAACAGAGCAACGATTGACCCTGTCGAGGAAGGCGAAACTGTCGAATTTCATCCGGAAGGAGTTGCTCTGTTCACGCCGAATAGTTCGTGCTATGGGATGTCGCTTTCCGAGATCGTGAATGAGGTACAACCACACGTTACCAATTACGGAGATAGTGTGATTCTTGAGCCTCATGCTGGGTGTCTCTCTCAAGCTATTGAAGGAGGAATTGATGACCACCGTCTTCTATACGAGAACAGCATCTGGCTGATCGACTGTGACTGTGTAGTTGAACAAGACTTATTCTCGGACTTCAAGTACCTCATACGCACGTTTCCGTGGGAAGGGAATGTCATAATCTGGGTGGACTCTCAGATTCACGATTTAACCGATGCCGATGAGACCGAACTTGAGACCTTCTCAACTAAGCCAGACATTGTCTATAGTGAGCAACGCCTACTCACTAAGGTTGAAGACTACTTGGAGTACAGCGCTAACCCCACCTTTGGCTGTGGGAGCATCATCGAGTGGAGGAATGAAGTTCATCGAATCCAGAACAGCCTAGGATAATGTCACGAAACTGGAGAGCCCCCGAACGAGTGGGCGAGCAACTCGGTCTCTCAGGCGACGATCTCTCCAGCTTCTTGTCCATTATTCGCGAGGTCCATCAGGAGCAACGAAACGCAGACTCATATGATCTCAGCAATGATTATTTTGAGTTTCTCAACAGCGAGGTCTTCTCTCATCATCGTGTGGTCGGATATCTTCAAGAAAAAGATATTGCGGAAGAGACGATAGCCACGTTTCGGGAGGGCGCCGTTGATATTGAAGGTGCGTTCGACTCCTCGTATAAACTCAAGTACAGGCTTGACCAGATCGTGGACTTCGTACTTCTCATTAAATTGGTTCGGGATTACCTCGATTACACGGGGAACGACAGTCTGGAGCCAAGCAACCGTCTTCATTATTTGGTGTACCTCACGAACAACGAGCTAAAGGAAACACCAGTCCATTCCGCCCGCCACCAACGGACAGACCTTGGCTCGTTGGAGTTCACGGGTTATCGGTACACATTCCGCAAAAAAGAGGACGGACTACACTCGACACGGCTCTCTCGTGACAAGGACAGGCTACTAGCTTGGACGTTGTTTGAACAAAAAGTGAGCAATGAGTACGACCCAAATCAGTACACGCCATTCGAACTCCAGTTGGGGAGTTCTGGGGAGATGATTACAATGAGGTATAATTCAAAATTCGATGGGCTGAGGAAGGCAGAGAGTGACCTACTTCGAGAATGGGTCATCAGTCAAAGAGACATCATAGAGCGTTTCGGGGATATGCCAATCGATGAACTAAAAGACCATGTCACAAGCATTAATGAGTTTTCTACGACCCCGAATGGTCGCGTGCTACTGACTGGACGTCCTCGGTTCTTCGATCCTGAAGAGGGGGATATACTCAGTACTATTGCAGGGGGGATGCAAATTGCCTGAATTGAATCCTATTGAAGAAATTGAGTCCCGTCTTGAGGATGAAGAATCACTGGACGAGGAGCAGGTAGACGAGTTTCTGGACTTTGTCTCCGAACACTACTCTGAACTCTCATACGGACCGAGATCGGTGAAGCTGCGAAGTTTGTCAGCCCAATCATTCCAGAACATTTCAAGCAGATCTGTCTATTTCGGTGGAGAGAGTAAAATCATCCATGGGTTGAATTCGCAAGGGAAGACTAGTTTCATAAATGCGATACAGTTCAACCTCCTTGGACTCCCAGATGACAAGCAGGCCCACCGAATGACGGAGTTGATTCGAGATGGGGCCGACGAATTGTATACGCGCGGAGAGTGGGTTACCAACACCTCGTCATTCCTGATAGACAGGAGCATGACGAGGCGAGGTCGAGGCGGGGGGCTGTATGACTATGATGAGCCTACTATCACAGAAACGTCGGGGGAAGATGTAGTTCCTCCTGAAGAGCGTGATGTTCCTCAGGATAGACATAACCAGCCGAGTGAGGTTTTCGAGCGAATAGGCATCTTGCCGTTCGTGAACCGAGGATACGAAGTCTATGAATTGATGTCACTGTATTTCCTGATGCCACACGACTTCCTCCACTTCCTCAATTGGTCGAAAGCACCTGAAGTGATTGACATCAGTTTCGGAATCTATCTTACAAACGTACTAAATGCAATCGAGAATTGGCGGGAACAGGAAGCCGATATCTCTAATGAAATGGCGGAGGCCCCGAGCCAAATTGAGCAATTGGAACATGAGTTAGAAGACGCTCGGGAGAGACTAACTACGTTTCAGCGTCAGAGAGAACAGCTGGAGAATCAAATAGCAAGCAAGACCGAACGTCTTGAATCGCTCAAACAAGGCTCAAATGCCGAAGAGCGGCTGAACGAACTGCGGTCACGTATTGGCGTCTTACAGTCTAAACGTGCCGACTTGAAGACGCAGCGGGCAGAAAAAGTCTCGGAGCTGGGGGAAACTGAGCGTAAGATCCAGCGATACGAAGACTCCGAGCTGATTGACGATATCGGAGATATCGGTGAAGAACTTCGCTCACTGATGACTGTACCAGACCGATGCCCTGTCTGTACGAATACAGTGGACGGTACGCAGCGTGAGCGCCTTCTGCGAGACCAGCAATGCCCTCTTTGCGATAAGGATGTTGATGATGAACTCATTCGTGTCGAAAAGGAGCATCAACCAGACGGTTCAGTATTCGACAGACGAGAAGAGCAGCGTGAGGAACTGGAGGAGTTAGAGGCACAGAGAGACGATCTTGAATACGAGATTGAGCAGCTAGAACAGCAGATCCAATCCACAGAAGAAGAAATTGAGGAGGTGAGGGAAGATATTGAGGAGCAGGACTTCGAGGACGTGATTCAGCAAAGAGAGACACTAGAGCAAGAAATCCGAGATCTCCGCGAAGAAGCGGCTAGTACCGAGGTTGATATCGAATCAACTGAGAATGACATAGAACGACTGGAATACGAACTCCGTGCCAACCACCATCTAGCCGACCTCTTGGAAGAGCGTAGAGAATTGGACGAAGCGCTGGAAACGTTACACGGCATCGTGTATAGAGTGAGGAAAGACCAGCGAAGGGAACTCAAAGCAAGGCTCCGTGAGGAGATGGAAGAAGAGATTCTGCCTAAGTTTGAGCGTGGGACTTTCGCCGAAGCGAGGGGCGTCACCTTTGATTCAGAAAACAACTTCCATTTCACGCTTCACTCTCCGGAACAACAGTTCAAATCTAATAGAGCAGAGCGTGAAACTGCTGAAGCAACGCTCCACTCATTACTCTTCCACTCGGCGGTACTGAACCTTCTCACAGAAGAGTCGAATGCACCGGCGATTCGGATGCTGACAATTGATTCTCCCATGACGAATGACATGGATGAGAACAATCGCCACGACGTGACTAACCTGCTTACGAGCCTCCCCGAATATCTGGACGAGTACCAGATAATCATATCTATGGCCGAGTCGGATTCGTCCCTCATGAGAAGGCTCGAACAGAGCCGCATCTCAATGAAGGAGTTCAGCAAAGCGGGGGAAGGCGACCGTGAGGAATCCGAGAGTATGGGAAGTGATGAAGAGAATTCTGCGGGCAGTGGGGTGGCTACCTAATATTCAAGATACGGATGTGTCGGTAAAGTGTCTCTAAGACTGCAAAAGACGAAGCGAAGATGGCCTGAATGATTCGATAAGTGAACTGCGCGACGACGAACATAAAGTAAAGTGTAGTAATCGCTGTGCCTGGATGATCTAGTTCACACACTCGACTAGCGTTTATTGCCCCCTCAATGGGTGAGGG
Protein-coding sequences here:
- a CDS encoding DNA-binding protein, with product MSSNNASGKVVSVDEQAFEKAGGQTIDEDGFPVVDETPEFEAAVEQETQAKVDANHPDGIADTSEDRIHGVTLEQEERIRAREAELERISAQAELGTQEGREQRTREVVSELCGRDEPAPAERTDPREKLTQDVLAKVNKQAMRISDEVKGGWSRAVVAKQLAEKVARGRDVTKAVLETLEELKAAPGAIVPIADVPDVPVGEVTVEGTIETLWEPSSSSIQQVGLIADDSGKIKFTCWEKSGQTVVREGQKVRFRAAAKNWYEGRCSIALTGWSRIEFPERGRWWEE